The following proteins are encoded in a genomic region of Diabrotica virgifera virgifera chromosome 1, PGI_DIABVI_V3a:
- the LOC114333232 gene encoding procathepsin L translates to MRVLIFIFLATAAVQALNDKEEWVQFKVKNNKSYKSYVEEQTRFRIFQENLRKIENHNEKYNNGESTFKFGVTKFTDLTEKEFLDLLVLSKHARPNRTHATHLLAPLRDLPSAFDWRDKGAVTEVKDQGMCGSCWTFSTTGSVEAAHFLKTGNLVSLSEQNLVDCAKDTCYGCGGGWMDKALEYIEKGGIMSEKDYPYEGVDDNCRFDISKVAAKISNFTYIKKNDEEDLKNAVAAKGPISVAIDASATFQLYVSGILDDTECSNEFDSLNHGVLVVGYGTENGKDYWIVKNSWGVNWGMDGYIRMSRNKNNQCGITTDGVYPNI, encoded by the exons ATGAGGGTTCTAATCTTTATTTTCCTGGCAACCGCCGCTGTTCAGGCATTAAATGACAAAGAAGAATGGGTGCAATTTAAG gttaaaaataacaaaagttaCAAAAGCTATGTTGAAGAACAAACACGATTCAGAATTTTTCAAGAAAATCTGAGAAAAATCGAAAATCACAATGAAAAATATAACAATGGAGAGTCTACTTTTAAGTTTGGTGTTACCAAATTTACAGACCTAACTGAAAAAGAATTTCTGGACTTGTTGGTGCTATCTAAACATGCAAGGCCTAATAGAACTCATGCTACACATTTGCTAGCCCCACTAAGAGATCTACCATCAGCATTCGATTGGAGAGACAAGGGAGCTGTAACTGAGGTAAAAGATCAAGGAATGTGTGGCTCTTGTTGGACCTTTAGTACA ACTGGGTCAGTAGAAGCAGCTCATTTTCTTAAAACTGGAAATCTGGTATCCTTAAGTGAACAAAATCTAGTAGATTGCGCAAAAGACACTTGCTATGGGTGTGGAGGTGGCTGGATGGACAAAGCTCTGGAATATATCGAAAAAGGAGGAATAATGTCTGAGAAGGATTATCCTTACGAAGGCGTAGATGACAACTGTAGATTTGATATTTCCAAAGTAGCTGCCAAGATCAGTAACTTTACTTACATTAAGAAAAATGATGAAGAAGATCTTAAAAACGCAGTTGCTGCAAAAGGTCCCATATCAGTAGCTATTGATGCTTCTGCTACATTCCAGTTATATGTATCAg GCATACTTGATGATACGGAATGCTCTAATGAATTTGACTCATTGAATCATGGTGTACTAGTTGTTGGATATGGCACAGAAAATGGAAAAGACTACTGGATCGTCAAAAACTCCTGGGGAGTAAACTGGGGAATGGATGGATATATTCGGATGAGCAGAAATAAGAATAACCAATGTGGTATTACTACTGACGGCGTATATCCAAACATTTAA